The DNA region CAAATTCTCCGTAAAAATAGTGGGCATTTTATTCAAAAAAGGAAACTTACGGTACATATCAGATAAATCAATGGGATGTACGATAAATGCAAATTTATTATCCATGGGCCAAGTCCCTCCTTAACTCGTCAGCCTTAAAATTTAGCACCCTTGGTTTAAAATTAACTTTGTCTAAAAGATCTTCATACTGTTCTTCCGATAATGGAAATTGGCCAGATAATGCTACTAATACTCCCTCCATAACATTGGTACCGAAAGAACGGCCATTTAACTCAGGAGTAGTTGTGACAAGGATATCAGCACCTAACTTTTTTAGCATTTCCACATCTTTAGTTGTGACAGTATTAGTAATTATAGTTTTACCTTGTAAATTACCGGGCATGTGTTTTTTAATATAGTGGAAATCCCCAGCTATAATATCAGCCCATTGAAAAACTTCAGTATATTTGAGTTTATGTTGATTTTGCTTCGAACCTGTGGGATAAATAAATTTAAAGGGTAGATATCTAACAATAGGCATTAATATTTCTGCTAAACGGTATAAAACTTTAATATTATTAATTTTAATAGGTATTCCTAAACTAAACATTAAATCTCCGTACACCACTTTACAACCAAATTCTTCAAAGGTTTGAGCCATTCCAAATCTATCTAAGGCACAAACCATTAAAACTTTTTTATTTTCAAACTGCCAATTGGATTTTTTCAAATAGTTTAGTACCCTTCGCTCTAAGGTATTTTTTAATCCAGAACCGTCAACTATTGGAGTTTTTTTAGCACAAAGGGCTATCTTTTCTGCATCCTTAATTGTATATCTTTTTTCCCCCGCATAAAGATATAAGTCAATCCCCCCTAGACCAAAAGCATCTACTTTACCATCTAAACTTTTTATTAATTCTTTCATTTTTTCGATACTACCATCAGTACCTACCCTTGCTATTTCAAAGTCTACACCTAAAATGTTTGTACAAACTTTATGATCTCTATCACTGGAACCTAAACTGACACTAACTACCCTCTT from Anaerobranca californiensis DSM 14826 includes:
- a CDS encoding quinate 5-dehydrogenase, translated to MKRVVSVSLGSSDRDHKVCTNILGVDFEIARVGTDGSIEKMKELIKSLDGKVDAFGLGGIDLYLYAGEKRYTIKDAEKIALCAKKTPIVDGSGLKNTLERRVLNYLKKSNWQFENKKVLMVCALDRFGMAQTFEEFGCKVVYGDLMFSLGIPIKINNIKVLYRLAEILMPIVRYLPFKFIYPTGSKQNQHKLKYTEVFQWADIIAGDFHYIKKHMPGNLQGKTIITNTVTTKDVEMLKKLGADILVTTTPELNGRSFGTNVMEGVLVALSGQFPLSEEQYEDLLDKVNFKPRVLNFKADELRRDLAHG